One genomic region from Streptomyces venezuelae encodes:
- a CDS encoding P450-derived glycosyltransferase activator translates to MAEPTVTDDLAGALTQPPLGRTVSAVADPELGTHLLETRGIHWIHAANGDPYAAVLRGQADDPYPAYERVRARGALSFSPTGSWVTADHALAASILCSPEFGMSGADGAPVPQQVLSYGEGCPLEHEQAPQAAGDAPGAVSGHRAVVEGVHRETLEGLEPDPSASYAFELVGGFVRPAVTAAAAAVLGVPAGRRVEFAELVERLRPLSDSLLAPQSLRTVREADGALAALAALLADSSDSSGSSDSAGPDRSPGAAGRPDGALLSALGVNTAVQLTGNAVLALLAHPEQWRELCARPGLAAAAVEETLRYDPPVQLDARVVRAETELAGRRLPAGAHVVVLTAATGRDPEVFTDPEHFDLARPDATAHLALHPAGPYGPVASLVRLQAEVALRTLAGRFPGLRQAGPVLRPRRTPVGRGPLSVPVGS, encoded by the coding sequence ATGGCAGAACCCACGGTGACCGACGACCTGGCGGGTGCCCTCACGCAGCCTCCGCTGGGCCGCACCGTCAGCGCGGTGGCCGATCCCGAACTCGGTACGCACCTCCTGGAGACCCGCGGCATCCACTGGATCCATGCCGCGAACGGCGACCCGTACGCGGCCGTGCTGCGCGGCCAGGCGGACGACCCGTACCCCGCGTACGAGCGGGTGCGCGCCCGGGGCGCGCTCTCCTTCAGTCCGACGGGCAGCTGGGTCACGGCCGATCACGCCCTGGCCGCGAGCATCCTGTGCTCGCCGGAGTTCGGGATGTCCGGTGCCGACGGCGCCCCGGTGCCGCAGCAGGTCCTCTCGTACGGGGAGGGCTGCCCGCTGGAGCACGAGCAGGCGCCGCAGGCGGCCGGTGACGCGCCGGGGGCGGTGTCGGGGCACCGTGCCGTGGTCGAGGGGGTCCACCGGGAGACCTTGGAGGGTCTCGAGCCGGACCCGTCTGCTTCGTACGCCTTCGAGCTGGTGGGTGGTTTCGTCCGCCCGGCGGTGACGGCGGCGGCGGCCGCGGTGCTCGGTGTTCCGGCGGGCCGGAGGGTGGAGTTCGCGGAGCTCGTGGAGCGGCTGCGGCCGCTGTCCGACAGCCTGCTTGCCCCGCAGTCGCTGCGGACGGTTCGGGAGGCGGACGGCGCGCTGGCCGCGCTCGCGGCGCTGCTCGCCGACTCCTCCGACTCGTCCGGCTCCTCCGACTCCGCCGGCCCCGACCGCTCCCCCGGTGCCGCGGGCCGGCCGGACGGGGCGCTGCTGTCGGCGCTCGGTGTCAACACCGCCGTCCAGCTCACCGGGAACGCCGTGCTCGCCCTCCTCGCGCACCCGGAGCAGTGGCGGGAGCTGTGCGCGCGGCCCGGGCTCGCCGCGGCCGCGGTGGAGGAGACCCTCCGCTACGACCCGCCGGTGCAGCTGGACGCCCGGGTGGTGCGCGCGGAGACGGAGCTGGCGGGGCGGCGTCTTCCGGCCGGGGCGCATGTCGTCGTCCTCACCGCCGCGACCGGCCGGGACCCGGAGGTCTTCACGGACCCCGAGCACTTCGACCTCGCGCGCCCCGACGCCACCGCGCACCTCGCTCTGCACCCGGCCGGTCCGTACGGCCCGGTGGCGTCCCTGGTCCGGCTCCAGGCGGAGGTCGCGCTGCGGACCCTGGCCGGGCGTTTCCCGGGGCTGCGGCAGGCCGGGCCCGTGCTCCGCCCCCGCCGCACCCCTGTGGGCCGCGGGCCGCTGAGCGTCCCGGTCGGCTCCTGA
- a CDS encoding type I polyketide synthase, with protein sequence MANNEDKLRDYLKRVTAELQQNTRRLREIEGRTHEPVAIVGMACRLPGGVASPEDLWRLVAGDGDAISEFPQDRGWDVEGLYDPDPDASGRTYCRSGGFLHDAGEFDADFFGISPREALAMDPQQRLSLTTAWEAIESAGIDPTSLKGSGLGVFVGGWHTGYTSGQTTAVQSPELEGHLVSGAALGFLSGRIAYVLGTDGPALTVDTACSSSLVALHLAVQALRKGECDMALAGGVTVMPNADLFVQFSRQRGLAADGRSKAFAASADGFGPAEGAGVLLVERLSDARRNGHRVLAVVRGSAVNQDGASNGLTAPNGPSQQRVIRRALADARLAPGDVDVVEAHGTGTRLGDPIEAQALIATYGQEKSSEQPLKLGALKSNIGHTQAAAGVAGVIKMVQAMRHGLLPKTLHVDRPSDQIDWSAGAVELLTEAVDWPRKEDGGLRRAAVSSFGISGTNAHVVLEEAPTAIEETPAVEPSADGGGVVPWLVSAKTPAALDAQIGRLATFASRIRADGFDAGAVARVLADGRAEFEHRAVAIGTGTDDFAQALASPEGLIRGTSSDVGRVAFVFPGQGTQWAGMGAELLDASKEFATAMAECEAALSPYVDWSLEAVVRQTPGAPTLDRVDVVQPVTFAVMVSLANLWQHHGITPQAVIGHSQGEIAAAYVAGALSLDDAARVVTLRSQSIATHLAGKGGMISLALSETAVQERLTGFDGLSVAAVNGPTATVVSGDPTQIEELAHTCEADGIRARIIPVDYASHSRQVETIETELAEVLAGLTPRTPQVPFFSTLEGAWITEPVLDGTYWYRNLRHRVRFAPAIETLATTEGFTHFIEVSAHPVLTMALPDTVTGLSTLRREQGGRDRLITSLAEAWANGLPVDWTSLLPATTTNPDLPTYAFRTERFWLQSSAPAGAADDWRYRVEWKPLTASGQAALTGRWLVAAGSEPDAGLLGALKDAGAEVEVLEAGADDGREALAARLAALTTGDGFAGVVSLLDGLTPFVAWVQALGDAGIGAPLWCVTRGAVSVGRLDVPADPDRAMLWGLGRVVALEHPERWGGLVDLPARPDTAALTHFTTALSGSTGEDQIAVRASGLHARRLARAPLQGRRPARDWQPHGTVLVTGGTGALGGHAARWLAQRGADHLLLVSRSGEQAPGADDLADELRALGARVTVAACDVADPDAMRAVLDGIPADAPLTAVLHTAGAPGGDALDVTGPEDIARILGAKTSGARVLDDLLRGTPLDAFVLYSSNAGVWGSGGQGVYAAANAHLDALAARRRARGETATSVAWGLWAGDGMGRGADDAYWQRRGIRPMSPERAMDELAKALCHDETFVAVADVDWARFAPAFTVSRPSLLIDGVPEARQALAAPAAAPAPGEAAAAPSGLSSALAGIAALPEPERRPALLTLVRTHAAAVLGHSSPDRVAPGRAFTELGFDSLTAVQLRNQLSAVVGSRLPATAVFDNPTPSALAAHLHERYLAPAEPAPADWEARVRQALAEVPLDRLRDAGVLDTVLRLTGIEPEPVSGGPADGAADPGAEPEPETSIDDLDAEALIRMALGPRNT encoded by the coding sequence GATCTCGGAGTTCCCGCAGGACCGCGGCTGGGACGTCGAGGGGCTGTACGACCCGGACCCGGACGCGTCCGGCAGGACGTACTGCCGGTCCGGCGGATTCCTGCACGACGCCGGGGAGTTCGACGCCGACTTCTTCGGGATCTCGCCCCGCGAGGCCCTCGCCATGGACCCGCAGCAGCGGCTGTCCCTCACCACCGCGTGGGAGGCGATCGAGAGCGCGGGCATCGACCCGACGAGCCTGAAGGGCAGCGGCCTCGGCGTGTTCGTCGGCGGCTGGCACACCGGCTACACCTCGGGGCAGACCACCGCCGTGCAGTCTCCGGAACTGGAGGGCCACCTCGTCAGCGGTGCGGCGCTGGGCTTCCTGTCGGGCCGTATCGCGTACGTCCTGGGTACGGACGGACCGGCCCTGACCGTGGACACGGCCTGCTCGTCCTCGCTGGTCGCCCTGCACCTCGCCGTGCAGGCCCTGCGCAAGGGCGAGTGCGACATGGCCCTCGCCGGTGGTGTCACGGTCATGCCCAACGCGGACCTGTTCGTGCAGTTCAGCCGGCAGCGCGGGCTGGCGGCGGACGGCCGGTCGAAGGCGTTCGCCGCGTCGGCGGACGGCTTCGGCCCCGCGGAGGGCGCCGGAGTCCTGCTGGTGGAGCGCCTGTCGGACGCGCGCCGCAACGGCCACCGGGTCCTCGCGGTGGTCCGCGGCAGCGCGGTCAACCAGGACGGCGCGAGCAACGGTCTTACGGCTCCGAACGGCCCGTCGCAGCAGCGCGTCATCCGACGGGCCCTGGCCGACGCCCGGCTCGCGCCCGGCGACGTGGACGTCGTCGAGGCCCACGGCACGGGTACGCGGCTCGGCGACCCGATCGAGGCGCAGGCCCTCATCGCCACCTACGGCCAGGAGAAAAGCAGCGAACAGCCTCTGAAGCTGGGCGCGTTGAAGTCGAACATCGGTCACACGCAGGCCGCCGCAGGCGTCGCCGGTGTCATCAAGATGGTCCAGGCGATGCGCCACGGGCTGCTCCCGAAGACGCTGCACGTGGACCGGCCGTCGGACCAGATCGACTGGTCGGCGGGCGCGGTCGAGCTGCTCACCGAGGCCGTGGACTGGCCGAGGAAGGAGGACGGCGGGCTGCGTCGCGCCGCCGTCTCCTCCTTCGGCATCAGCGGCACGAACGCGCACGTCGTCCTCGAAGAGGCCCCGACGGCGATCGAGGAGACCCCGGCCGTCGAGCCGTCGGCCGACGGTGGTGGCGTGGTGCCTTGGCTGGTGTCCGCCAAGACTCCGGCCGCGCTGGACGCACAGATCGGACGCCTCGCCACGTTCGCCTCCCGGATTCGCGCGGATGGCTTCGATGCGGGTGCAGTGGCGCGCGTACTGGCCGACGGGCGCGCGGAGTTCGAGCACCGGGCCGTCGCGATCGGCACCGGGACGGACGACTTCGCACAGGCGCTGGCCTCCCCGGAAGGGCTGATACGCGGCACGTCGTCGGACGTGGGCCGGGTGGCGTTCGTCTTCCCCGGCCAGGGCACGCAGTGGGCCGGAATGGGCGCCGAACTCCTCGACGCGTCGAAGGAGTTCGCCACCGCCATGGCCGAGTGCGAAGCTGCACTCTCCCCGTACGTGGACTGGTCCCTCGAAGCCGTCGTCCGGCAGACACCCGGCGCACCCACGCTCGACCGCGTCGACGTCGTCCAGCCCGTCACCTTCGCCGTCATGGTCTCCCTCGCCAACCTCTGGCAGCACCACGGCATCACACCCCAGGCCGTCATCGGCCACTCCCAGGGCGAGATCGCCGCCGCCTATGTCGCCGGAGCACTGAGCCTGGACGACGCCGCCCGGGTCGTGACCCTGCGCAGCCAGTCCATCGCCACCCACCTCGCCGGCAAGGGCGGCATGATCTCCCTCGCCCTCAGCGAGACCGCCGTCCAGGAGCGACTGACCGGCTTCGACGGACTCTCCGTCGCCGCCGTCAACGGCCCCACCGCCACCGTGGTTTCAGGCGACCCCACCCAGATCGAGGAACTCGCCCACACCTGCGAGGCCGACGGCATCCGCGCACGGATCATCCCCGTCGACTACGCCTCCCACAGCCGGCAGGTCGAGACCATCGAGACCGAACTCGCCGAGGTCCTCGCCGGACTCACGCCGCGGACGCCCCAGGTGCCGTTCTTCTCCACCCTCGAAGGCGCCTGGATCACCGAACCCGTACTCGACGGCACGTACTGGTACCGCAACCTCCGCCACCGCGTCCGCTTCGCCCCCGCCATCGAAACCCTCGCCACCACCGAAGGCTTCACCCACTTCATCGAGGTCTCCGCCCACCCCGTCCTCACCATGGCCCTCCCCGACACCGTCACCGGCCTCAGCACCCTCCGCCGCGAACAGGGTGGCCGCGACCGCCTGATCACCTCCCTCGCCGAAGCCTGGGCCAACGGCCTCCCCGTCGACTGGACCTCCCTCCTCCCCGCCACGACCACGAACCCCGACCTCCCGACCTACGCCTTCCGGACCGAGCGCTTCTGGCTCCAGAGCTCCGCGCCCGCCGGCGCCGCCGACGACTGGCGCTACCGCGTCGAGTGGAAGCCGCTGACGGCCTCCGGCCAGGCGGCTCTGACCGGACGGTGGCTCGTCGCCGCCGGGAGTGAGCCCGACGCCGGGCTCCTGGGCGCGCTGAAGGACGCCGGAGCGGAGGTCGAGGTCCTGGAAGCCGGGGCGGACGACGGCCGCGAGGCGCTCGCCGCGCGGCTCGCGGCGCTGACGACCGGCGACGGGTTCGCCGGCGTGGTCTCGCTCCTCGACGGGCTCACGCCCTTCGTCGCCTGGGTGCAGGCGCTGGGTGACGCCGGGATCGGGGCTCCGCTGTGGTGCGTGACCCGGGGTGCGGTCTCCGTCGGGCGTCTCGACGTCCCGGCCGACCCCGACCGGGCCATGCTCTGGGGCCTCGGCCGGGTCGTCGCCCTTGAGCACCCCGAACGCTGGGGCGGCCTCGTCGACCTCCCCGCCCGGCCCGACACCGCCGCCCTCACCCACTTCACCACCGCGCTCTCCGGCAGCACCGGCGAGGACCAGATCGCGGTCCGCGCCTCCGGGCTCCACGCCCGCCGCCTCGCACGCGCCCCCCTCCAGGGACGCCGGCCCGCCCGCGACTGGCAGCCTCACGGCACCGTCCTCGTCACCGGCGGCACCGGCGCCCTCGGCGGCCACGCCGCCCGCTGGCTGGCCCAACGCGGCGCCGACCACCTCCTCCTCGTCAGCCGCAGCGGCGAACAGGCCCCCGGCGCTGACGACCTCGCCGACGAACTCCGCGCGCTCGGGGCCCGGGTCACCGTCGCCGCCTGCGACGTCGCCGACCCCGACGCCATGCGCGCCGTCCTCGACGGCATCCCCGCCGACGCTCCCCTCACCGCCGTCCTCCACACCGCCGGCGCACCGGGCGGCGACGCCCTGGACGTCACCGGTCCGGAGGACATCGCCCGTATCCTGGGCGCGAAGACGAGCGGCGCCCGGGTCCTCGACGACCTGCTCCGCGGCACTCCGCTGGACGCCTTCGTCCTCTACTCCTCGAACGCCGGGGTCTGGGGCAGCGGCGGTCAGGGCGTCTACGCGGCGGCCAACGCCCACCTCGACGCGCTCGCCGCCCGGCGCCGCGCCCGGGGTGAGACGGCGACCTCGGTCGCCTGGGGGCTCTGGGCGGGCGACGGCATGGGCCGGGGCGCCGACGACGCGTACTGGCAGCGGCGCGGCATCCGTCCGATGAGCCCCGAGCGCGCCATGGACGAGCTGGCCAAGGCCCTGTGCCACGACGAGACCTTCGTCGCCGTGGCCGACGTGGACTGGGCGAGGTTCGCGCCCGCGTTCACGGTGTCCCGCCCGAGCCTCCTGATCGACGGCGTCCCGGAGGCCCGGCAGGCGCTCGCCGCGCCCGCCGCCGCCCCGGCTCCCGGCGAGGCCGCCGCGGCGCCGTCCGGTCTGTCGTCGGCGCTGGCCGGGATCGCCGCGCTGCCCGAGCCCGAGCGCCGGCCCGCGCTGCTCACCCTGGTCCGTACCCACGCGGCGGCCGTACTCGGCCACTCCTCCCCCGACCGGGTGGCTCCCGGCCGCGCCTTCACCGAGCTCGGTTTCGACTCGCTGACGGCCGTGCAGCTCCGGAACCAGCTCTCCGCGGTGGTCGGCAGCAGGCTCCCCGCGACCGCGGTCTTCGACAACCCGACGCCGTCCGCTCTCGCCGCGCACCTCCACGAGAGGTACCTCGCACCGGCCGAGCCGGCCCCCGCGGACTGGGAGGCGCGGGTACGTCAGGCCCTGGCCGAAGTGCCCCTCGACCGGCTGCGGGACGCCGGGGTCCTCGACACCGTCCTGCGGCTCACCGGAATCGAGCCCGAGCCGGTGTCCGGCGGCCCGGCCGACGGCGCCGCGGACCCCGGTGCGGAGCCGGAGCCGGAGACGTCGATCGACGACCTCGACGCCGAGGCCCTGATCCGGATGGCTCTCGGCCCGCGGAACACCTGA
- a CDS encoding thioesterase II family protein — MTDSVLNVDGNLWIRRFHPSPNSAVRLVCLPHAGGSASYFFRFSEELHPSVEALSVQYPGRQDRRAEPCLESVEELAEHVVAATEPWWQEGRLAFFGHSLGASVAYEAARILEQRHGVRPEGLYVSGRRAPSLAPDRLVHTLDDRAFLAEIRQLSGTDERFLQDDELMRLVLPALRSDYKAAETYEHRPSAKLACPVMALAGDRDPKAPLNEVAEWRRHTGGPFCLRAYSGGHFYLNDQWHEICNDISDHLLVTRGAPDSRVVQAPTRLIEGAAKRWQNPR, encoded by the coding sequence GTGACCGACAGCGTTCTGAACGTGGACGGCAACCTGTGGATCCGGCGCTTCCATCCCTCGCCGAACAGCGCGGTGCGACTGGTCTGCCTGCCCCATGCCGGCGGCTCCGCCAGCTACTTCTTCCGCTTCTCGGAGGAGCTCCACCCCTCGGTCGAGGCCCTGTCGGTGCAGTACCCGGGCCGCCAGGACCGGCGTGCCGAGCCGTGCCTGGAGAGCGTCGAGGAGCTGGCCGAGCACGTGGTCGCGGCCACCGAACCCTGGTGGCAGGAGGGCCGGCTCGCCTTCTTCGGGCACAGTCTCGGAGCCTCCGTCGCCTACGAGGCGGCCCGCATCCTCGAACAGCGGCACGGGGTACGGCCCGAGGGCCTGTACGTCTCCGGGCGGCGCGCCCCGTCCCTGGCGCCGGACAGGCTCGTCCACACGCTGGACGACCGGGCGTTCCTGGCCGAGATCCGGCAGCTCAGCGGCACCGACGAGCGGTTCCTCCAGGACGACGAGCTGATGCGTCTTGTGCTGCCCGCGCTGCGCAGCGACTACAAGGCGGCGGAGACGTACGAGCACCGGCCCTCCGCCAAGCTCGCCTGCCCGGTGATGGCCCTGGCCGGCGACCGCGACCCGAAGGCGCCGCTGAACGAGGTGGCCGAGTGGCGCCGGCACACCGGTGGGCCGTTCTGCCTGCGGGCGTACTCCGGCGGCCACTTCTACCTCAACGACCAGTGGCACGAGATCTGCAACGACATCTCCGACCACCTGCTCGTCACCCGCGGCGCGCCCGATTCCCGCGTCGTGCAGGCCCCGACCCGTCTGATCGAAGGAGCGGCGAAACGATGGCAGAACCCACGGTGA
- a CDS encoding type I polyketide synthase, whose protein sequence is MTSSNEQLVDALRASLKENEELRKESRRRDDRRHEPMAIVGMSCRFAGGIRSPEDLWDAVAAGKDLVSEVPEERGWDIDSLYDPEPGRKGTTYVRNAAFLDDAAGFDAAFFGISPREALAMDPQQRQLLEASWEVFERAGIDPASVRGTDVGVYVGCGYQDYAPDIRVAPEGTDGYVVTGNSSAVASGRIAYSLGLEGPAVTVDTACSSSLVALHLALKALRNGDCSTALVGGVAVLATPGAFIEFSRQQAMAADGRTKGFASAADGLAWGEGVAVLLLERLSDARRKGHRVLAVVRGSAINQDGASNGLTAPHGPSQQRLIRQALADARLTSSDVDVVEGHGTGTRLGDPIEAQALLATYGQGRAPGQPLRLGTLKSNIGHTQAASGVAGVVKMVQALRHGVLPKTLHVDEPTDQVDWTAGSVELLTEALDWPAQPGRPRRAGVSAFGVGGTNAHVVLEEAPASEQAPVSEGTAASDGTPAVEPSADGGVVPWIVSAKTPAALDAQIGRLAAYADARTDLDPAVAARALVDGRTAMEHRAVAIGDSREALRDALRMPEGLVRGTSSDVGRVAFVFPGQGTQWAGMGAELLDSSPVFATAMAECEDALSCYVDWSLEAVVRQTPGAPTLDRVDVVQPVAFAVMVSLANLWQHHGITPQAVIGHSQGEIAAAYVAGALTLDDAARIVTLRSQSIATHLAGKGGMISLALSETDTQQRIENLDGLSIAAVNGPTATVVSGDPTQIEELAHTCEADGIRARIIPVDYASHSRQVETIEAELAPVLAVLTPETPRIPFFSTLEGAWITEPVLDGTYWYRNLRHRVRFAPAIETLATTEGFTHFIEVSAHPVLTMALPDTVTGLSTLRRDNGGQDRLITSLAEAWANGLPVDWHSLLPATGALSPAVPDLPTYAFQHRSYWISPSGPGEAPAHTAPGHGAVAETGLAWGLGADGLDEEGRRSAVLAMVMRQAASVLRCDAPEEVPVDRPLREIGFDSLTAVEFRNRVNRLTGLHLPPAVVFEHPTPVALAARISDELAERNWAVAEPSGRERTEEEQGGTTAPAAAHSEAGTGTSPATSPGTGMFRALFRQAVADDRYGEFLDVLAEASAFRPQFTSPEDCSERLDPVLLAGGPTERAAGRAVLVGCTGTAANGGPHEFLRLSSAFQEERDFLAVPLPGYGTGTGTSTGTALLPADLDAALDAQALAVLRAAGDAPVVLLGHSGGALLAHELAVRLEQAHGAAPAGIVLVDPYPPGHQEPIEVWSRQLGEGLFAGELEPMSDARLLAMGRYARFLAGPRPGRSSAPVLLVRASERLGDWQEERGDWRAHWDLPHTVADVPGDHFTMMRDHAPAVAEAVLSWLDGIERDTAADRRTAQGANQ, encoded by the coding sequence ATGACGAGTTCCAACGAGCAGTTGGTGGACGCTCTGCGCGCCTCCCTCAAGGAGAACGAAGAACTCCGGAAAGAGAGCCGTCGCCGGGACGACCGTCGGCACGAGCCCATGGCGATCGTCGGCATGAGCTGCCGGTTCGCGGGCGGAATCCGGTCCCCCGAGGACCTCTGGGACGCGGTGGCCGCCGGCAAGGACCTCGTCTCCGAGGTGCCGGAGGAGCGCGGCTGGGACATCGACTCCCTGTACGACCCGGAGCCCGGACGGAAGGGCACGACGTACGTCCGCAACGCCGCGTTCCTCGACGACGCCGCCGGTTTTGACGCCGCGTTCTTCGGGATCTCGCCGCGCGAGGCCCTCGCCATGGACCCGCAGCAGCGGCAGCTCCTCGAAGCCTCCTGGGAGGTCTTCGAGCGGGCCGGCATCGACCCCGCCTCGGTGCGCGGCACCGATGTCGGCGTGTACGTGGGCTGCGGCTACCAGGACTACGCGCCGGACATCCGGGTCGCGCCCGAGGGGACCGACGGTTACGTCGTCACCGGCAACTCCTCCGCCGTGGCCTCCGGGCGCATCGCGTACTCCCTCGGCCTGGAGGGGCCCGCCGTGACCGTGGACACGGCCTGCTCCTCCTCGCTCGTCGCCCTGCACCTCGCCCTGAAGGCGCTGCGGAACGGCGACTGCTCGACGGCGCTCGTGGGCGGCGTGGCCGTCCTCGCGACGCCGGGGGCGTTCATCGAGTTCAGCCGGCAGCAGGCGATGGCCGCCGACGGCCGGACCAAGGGCTTCGCCTCGGCGGCGGACGGCCTCGCCTGGGGCGAAGGCGTCGCCGTGCTCCTCCTCGAACGGCTCTCCGACGCGCGGCGCAAGGGCCACCGCGTCCTGGCCGTCGTGCGCGGCAGCGCCATCAACCAGGACGGCGCCAGCAACGGGCTCACGGCGCCGCACGGCCCCTCCCAGCAGCGCCTGATCCGCCAGGCGCTCGCCGACGCGCGACTCACGTCGAGCGACGTGGACGTCGTGGAGGGCCACGGCACGGGGACCCGGCTCGGCGATCCCATCGAGGCGCAGGCGCTGCTCGCCACGTACGGGCAGGGGCGTGCCCCGGGGCAGCCGCTGCGGCTGGGCACGCTGAAGTCGAACATCGGTCACACGCAGGCCGCTTCCGGTGTCGCCGGCGTCGTCAAGATGGTGCAGGCGCTGCGCCACGGGGTGCTGCCGAAGACGCTGCACGTGGACGAGCCGACGGACCAGGTCGACTGGACGGCCGGTTCGGTGGAGCTGCTCACGGAGGCCCTGGACTGGCCGGCGCAGCCCGGCCGGCCCCGGCGGGCGGGCGTCTCCGCGTTCGGCGTGGGCGGGACGAACGCGCACGTCGTCCTGGAGGAGGCCCCGGCCTCCGAGCAGGCGCCGGTCTCCGAGGGGACTGCGGCCTCCGACGGGACCCCGGCCGTCGAGCCGTCGGCCGACGGTGGTGTGGTGCCGTGGATCGTGTCGGCGAAGACTCCGGCCGCGCTGGACGCCCAGATCGGGCGCCTCGCCGCTTACGCGGACGCTCGTACGGACCTGGATCCGGCCGTGGCGGCCCGCGCCCTGGTCGACGGCCGTACGGCGATGGAGCACCGGGCGGTCGCGATCGGCGACAGCCGCGAGGCGCTGCGGGACGCCCTCCGGATGCCGGAAGGACTCGTACGGGGCACGTCGTCGGACGTGGGCCGGGTGGCGTTCGTCTTCCCCGGCCAGGGCACGCAGTGGGCCGGAATGGGAGCCGAACTCCTCGACAGCTCACCGGTGTTCGCCACCGCCATGGCCGAGTGCGAGGACGCGCTCTCCTGCTACGTGGACTGGTCCCTCGAAGCCGTCGTCCGGCAGACACCCGGCGCGCCCACGCTCGACCGCGTCGACGTCGTCCAGCCCGTCGCCTTCGCCGTCATGGTCTCCCTCGCCAACCTCTGGCAGCACCACGGCATCACACCCCAGGCCGTCATCGGCCACTCCCAGGGCGAGATCGCCGCCGCCTACGTCGCCGGAGCACTGACGCTCGACGACGCCGCCCGCATCGTGACCCTGCGCAGCCAGTCCATCGCCACCCACCTCGCCGGCAAGGGCGGCATGATCTCCCTCGCCCTCAGCGAGACCGACACCCAACAGCGGATCGAGAACCTCGACGGGCTGTCGATCGCCGCCGTCAACGGCCCCACCGCCACCGTGGTTTCAGGCGACCCCACCCAGATCGAGGAACTCGCCCACACCTGCGAGGCCGACGGCATCCGCGCACGGATCATCCCCGTCGACTACGCCTCCCACAGCCGGCAGGTCGAGACCATCGAGGCCGAACTCGCTCCCGTCCTTGCCGTGTTGACCCCCGAGACCCCTCGCATCCCCTTCTTCTCCACCCTCGAAGGCGCCTGGATCACCGAGCCGGTGCTCGACGGCACGTACTGGTACCGCAACCTCCGCCACCGCGTCCGCTTCGCCCCCGCCATCGAAACCCTCGCCACCACCGAAGGCTTCACCCACTTCATCGAGGTCAGCGCCCACCCCGTCCTCACCATGGCCCTCCCCGACACCGTCACCGGCCTCAGCACCCTCCGCCGCGACAACGGCGGCCAAGACCGCCTGATCACCTCCCTCGCCGAAGCCTGGGCCAACGGCCTCCCCGTCGACTGGCACTCCCTCCTCCCCGCCACGGGCGCCCTCAGCCCCGCCGTCCCCGACCTCCCCACGTACGCCTTCCAGCACCGCTCGTACTGGATCAGCCCCTCGGGTCCCGGTGAAGCGCCCGCGCACACCGCTCCCGGGCACGGGGCCGTGGCCGAGACGGGGCTCGCCTGGGGCCTCGGTGCCGACGGCCTCGACGAGGAGGGCCGGCGCAGCGCCGTGCTCGCGATGGTGATGCGGCAGGCGGCCTCCGTGCTCCGGTGCGACGCGCCCGAGGAGGTCCCTGTCGACCGCCCGCTGCGGGAGATCGGCTTCGACTCGCTGACCGCCGTCGAGTTCCGCAACCGCGTCAACCGGCTGACCGGTCTCCACCTGCCTCCCGCCGTCGTGTTCGAGCACCCCACGCCCGTCGCGCTCGCCGCGCGCATCAGCGACGAACTGGCCGAGCGGAACTGGGCCGTCGCCGAACCCTCCGGCCGCGAGCGGACGGAGGAGGAGCAGGGTGGGACGACCGCCCCGGCCGCGGCCCACTCCGAGGCCGGCACCGGCACCAGCCCCGCCACCAGCCCCGGCACCGGCATGTTCCGCGCCCTGTTCCGGCAGGCCGTGGCGGACGACCGGTACGGCGAGTTCCTCGACGTCCTCGCCGAAGCCTCCGCGTTCCGCCCGCAGTTCACCTCGCCCGAGGACTGCTCGGAGCGGCTCGACCCGGTACTGCTCGCCGGCGGGCCGACGGAACGGGCGGCGGGCCGCGCCGTCCTCGTCGGCTGCACCGGCACCGCGGCGAACGGCGGCCCGCACGAGTTCCTGCGGCTCAGCTCCGCCTTCCAGGAGGAGCGGGACTTCCTCGCCGTGCCCCTGCCCGGCTACGGCACCGGTACGGGCACGAGCACGGGCACCGCCCTCCTCCCCGCCGACCTCGACGCCGCGCTCGACGCCCAGGCCCTGGCGGTCCTCCGGGCCGCCGGGGACGCCCCGGTCGTCCTGCTCGGGCACTCCGGCGGCGCCCTGCTCGCCCACGAGCTGGCCGTCCGCCTGGAGCAGGCCCACGGCGCCGCGCCGGCCGGAATCGTGCTGGTCGACCCCTACCCGCCGGGTCATCAGGAGCCCATCGAGGTGTGGAGCAGGCAGCTCGGCGAGGGCCTGTTCGCGGGCGAGCTCGAGCCGATGTCCGATGCGCGGCTGCTCGCCATGGGCCGGTACGCGCGCTTCCTCGCCGGCCCGCGGCCGGGCCGCAGCAGTGCGCCCGTCCTCCTCGTCCGGGCCTCCGAACGGCTGGGCGACTGGCAGGAGGAGCGCGGCGACTGGCGCGCCCACTGGGACCTGCCGCACACCGTCGCGGACGTGCCCGGCGACCACTTCACGATGATGCGTGACCACGCTCCGGCCGTCGCCGAGGCCGTCCTCTCCTGGCTCGACGGCATCGAGCGGGACACCGCCGCGGACCGGCGGACCGCGCAGGGGGCGAACCAGTGA